The following proteins come from a genomic window of Paucimonas lemoignei:
- the rpfG gene encoding HDIG domain protein, with product MLKRIPVSQLILGMHIHEFCRSSSCEPSWASQVDVQLDDLALLKHIQQSAIKEVWIDTRLGLKPDGTCSSLPDDAEAAGTAPATMAEEISRAKLICGRAKNAVMAMFTEAKMGRAMDVTNVELLVEEISRSIVRHPHALISLSRLKTSDEYTYMHSVSVCALMVALARRMAMSEQEVREAGAAGLMHDVGKMMIAPEILNKPGRLTDEEFTAIKHHPEAGLKILQNSEATNAAVLDVCLHHHEKVDGSGYPHRLTGEQISRFAKMGAICDVYDAVTSDRPYKKGWGAAHSLREMASWKGHFDEKIFQAFVKTLGIYPVGTLVRLESGRLGVVIDQNEQSLLLPSVKVFMSARTRKPIEPKVINLASQREYDAILKVESAEDWPLTDIEELWSGFKSHAK from the coding sequence ATGCTGAAACGTATCCCCGTCAGCCAATTGATACTGGGCATGCACATTCATGAGTTTTGTCGAAGCTCATCGTGTGAGCCGTCATGGGCCAGCCAAGTGGACGTGCAACTTGATGACCTCGCCCTGCTCAAGCACATTCAGCAATCGGCCATTAAAGAGGTCTGGATCGATACCCGCCTGGGCTTGAAACCTGACGGAACATGCTCATCCCTGCCTGATGATGCAGAGGCCGCAGGCACGGCACCGGCGACCATGGCAGAAGAAATCTCACGCGCCAAACTGATCTGCGGCCGCGCCAAGAACGCCGTGATGGCCATGTTCACCGAAGCCAAGATGGGCCGCGCCATGGACGTGACCAACGTTGAACTGCTGGTCGAGGAAATCTCCCGTTCAATCGTGCGCCACCCCCATGCATTAATCAGCCTGTCGCGCCTGAAAACCTCGGATGAATACACCTACATGCACTCTGTCTCGGTCTGCGCGTTGATGGTCGCGCTGGCACGTCGTATGGCCATGAGTGAGCAAGAGGTCCGTGAAGCGGGGGCTGCCGGATTGATGCATGACGTGGGCAAAATGATGATTGCGCCCGAGATCCTCAACAAACCCGGTCGGCTGACGGACGAAGAGTTTACGGCCATCAAACACCACCCCGAAGCAGGCCTGAAAATCCTTCAGAACAGCGAGGCAACCAATGCCGCCGTACTGGATGTCTGCCTGCATCACCACGAGAAGGTGGACGGCTCAGGCTACCCGCATCGCCTGACGGGCGAGCAGATCAGCCGGTTTGCCAAAATGGGCGCGATCTGTGATGTGTATGACGCCGTGACGTCTGATCGGCCTTACAAGAAAGGCTGGGGGGCGGCCCACTCGCTGCGGGAGATGGCCAGCTGGAAAGGCCATTTCGACGAAAAGATTTTTCAGGCATTCGTCAAAACCCTGGGCATTTACCCGGTGGGCACGTTGGTCAGGCTCGAAAGCGGTCGCCTTGGAGTGGTCATCGATCAGAACGAGCAGTCGCTGCTGCTGCCTAGCGTCAAAGTTTTCATGTCGGCCCGTACCCGCAAACCCATTGAGCCCAAAGTCATCAACCTGGCGAGCCAGCGGGAATATGACGCCATCCTCAAGGTGGAGTCAGCCGAGGATTGGCCGCTGACTGATATCGAGGAACTGTGGTCGGGGTTCAAGTCGCACGCCAAGTAG
- a CDS encoding Protein of uncharacterised function (DUF1329) gives MKMRITKGLLQVGVLGLSLLATGVMAAVSESEAAKLGTTLTPMGAEKAGNAANTIPAWSPMPKNAAAVDSKGFLANPYANEKPLFTITAANVEQYKANLAPGQYAMFKRYPETFKMPVYPSHRGATVPDDVYAAIKKNATATKLVAGGNGLENFETAVPFPIPQNGNEVIWNHITRYRGGSVTRLVTQATPQPNGSYSLVYFRDQFVFRDKMKDFDPKNPGNVLFYFKQEVTAPARLAGGVLLVHETLDQVKEPRSAWVYNAGQRRVRRAPQVSYDGPGTAADGLRTSDNLDMYNGAPDRYDWKLIGKQELYIAANSYKLDDPKLKYADIIKAGHINQDLARYELRRVWHVTATLKEGQRHIYAKRDFFIDEDTWQAAVIDHYDGRGQLWRVAEAHAENYFDKQVPWYALEALYDLQSGRYLALGMKNEEKSAYDFGFTATTSEFTPNALRQEGVR, from the coding sequence ATGAAAATGAGAATAACAAAAGGTCTGTTGCAGGTAGGTGTGCTGGGTCTGTCCTTGTTGGCGACCGGCGTCATGGCCGCAGTGTCTGAATCGGAAGCGGCCAAGCTCGGCACCACTTTGACCCCCATGGGTGCGGAAAAGGCTGGCAACGCTGCCAACACCATTCCGGCCTGGAGCCCAATGCCGAAGAACGCCGCAGCGGTGGACAGCAAGGGTTTCCTGGCCAACCCGTACGCCAATGAAAAACCACTGTTTACCATCACCGCCGCCAACGTGGAGCAGTACAAGGCCAATCTGGCACCGGGCCAATACGCGATGTTCAAGCGCTACCCGGAAACCTTCAAGATGCCGGTCTACCCGTCCCATCGCGGCGCTACCGTGCCTGATGATGTGTATGCCGCCATCAAGAAAAACGCCACTGCCACCAAGCTGGTCGCAGGCGGCAACGGCCTGGAAAACTTCGAAACTGCCGTGCCGTTCCCGATCCCGCAGAACGGCAATGAAGTGATCTGGAACCACATCACCCGTTATCGTGGCGGCAGCGTGACACGTCTGGTCACCCAGGCCACGCCGCAACCCAATGGCTCATACAGCCTGGTGTATTTCCGCGATCAGTTCGTGTTCCGCGACAAAATGAAGGATTTCGATCCGAAGAACCCCGGTAACGTGTTGTTCTATTTCAAGCAGGAAGTAACGGCCCCGGCGCGTCTGGCCGGTGGGGTGCTGCTGGTTCACGAAACCCTCGACCAGGTGAAGGAGCCACGTTCGGCCTGGGTCTACAACGCCGGTCAACGCCGCGTGCGTCGTGCCCCGCAAGTGTCCTATGACGGGCCGGGTACCGCGGCCGATGGCCTGCGTACCTCCGACAACCTGGACATGTACAACGGTGCGCCGGATCGCTACGACTGGAAACTGATCGGCAAGCAGGAGCTGTACATCGCCGCCAACAGCTACAAGCTCGATGATCCAAAGCTGAAATACGCCGACATCATCAAGGCCGGGCACATCAATCAGGACTTGGCCCGCTATGAGCTGCGTCGCGTCTGGCACGTCACCGCCACCCTCAAGGAAGGTCAGCGTCACATTTACGCCAAACGTGACTTCTTCATCGACGAAGACACCTGGCAGGCAGCGGTGATCGACCATTACGACGGTCGCGGCCAACTGTGGCGCGTTGCTGAAGCTCACGCTGAAAACTACTTCGACAAACAGGTTCCGTGGTACGCGCTGGAAGCCCTGTATGACTTGCAGTCCGGCCGCTACCTGGCACTGGGCATGAAGAACGAAGAGAAAAGCGCCTATGACTTCGGCTTCACCGCGACCACCAGCGAGTTCACGCCTAATGCGCTGCGTCAGGAGGGGGTTCGTTGA
- the pknK gene encoding regulatory protein LuxR, with amino-acid sequence MTDLSRLQGFANSALPALEGRFFRPPLPDGYVARSRLCERLTAGLSGRLLLVSAPAGFGKSSLAVEFCQNLPPQWQSVWLGLSQRDSDPGRFLERLLSALQQFFPQLGAQAEGLLKMRQRHQPFAFEEWLDGLLDELAMHLMLSKPLLLVLDDYHLAQGSVLDRCLQFFLNHLPAGLIILVTSRQRPDWHLARLRLCQQLLELNEQDLRLTHKESVVLLDQHNRALDADAMQSLIERSEGWVAGLRFWLLAASEAGAHSELPQALHGGEGLIRDYLLEEVIDCLPADVQAFVYDTACLERFCSQLCDAARDSHDSPQMLSYLQAHQVFLVPLDEHGRWFRYHHLFSDLLRARIQAGPPQNRLHLNACRWFSEQGLLDEAVEQALRAGHLDVAANLVQNLSEEQLLAEQNVGMLLRWKMDLPDSLLISTPRLIVLYAWALGLACQLDAAEELASHLSRFLPAPSATAQQSMLAQWMALSGVIARGRGDSDKTRLYCSEALLSLPRKRYGQRLLCLSTLAGLAITEGDMGRARAFNRDALELAQRVANPLFEALAHYDRARVLHARGEVLRALDEVRHGLQRLKGLSVQRLYAVRARLTLYEGYLLTLRGQGDTGRGLLLAGLVEARACRDITVLIGHCAIAGLEGREGRFAEAFAELAEAERLMHIWDVPPIYYLAMITLAKCELWLRQGRIDLADAWLMRLTQTYNSEMPASSPECDPQLPQHVELQCAALERIQGRVSECAQRLEALEGQVQKIDAQLLLLATLIQRIRLMLTTPDQGQACVLLQRCLKAAAGGALLPFEELMEHHPDWLRKALLQAEPCAVRDGLLARLPTVTCIAPLETTHTNDTLSVRELSVLQLIAQGCSNQEISNQLFISLHTVKTHASHINSKLGVERRTQAVARAQELGLLG; translated from the coding sequence ATGACAGACCTGTCCCGTTTGCAAGGATTCGCAAACAGTGCCCTTCCCGCGCTGGAAGGGCGATTCTTTCGACCACCACTGCCTGATGGCTACGTCGCCCGTAGCCGTTTATGCGAACGATTGACTGCGGGGTTGTCCGGGCGCCTGTTGCTGGTCAGTGCTCCAGCAGGGTTTGGGAAAAGCTCGCTGGCGGTCGAGTTTTGTCAGAATCTACCGCCCCAGTGGCAAAGCGTCTGGCTGGGGTTGAGCCAGCGTGACAGCGATCCGGGGCGTTTTCTGGAGCGTTTGCTGTCAGCGTTGCAGCAGTTCTTCCCGCAGTTGGGCGCTCAGGCTGAAGGCCTGCTGAAAATGCGCCAGCGTCATCAACCCTTTGCTTTTGAAGAGTGGCTGGACGGCTTGCTGGATGAGCTGGCCATGCACCTGATGCTCAGCAAACCCTTGCTGCTGGTGCTGGATGATTACCATCTCGCACAGGGTTCGGTGCTGGATCGCTGCCTGCAGTTTTTCCTCAATCATTTGCCGGCCGGGCTGATTATCCTGGTGACCAGTCGGCAGCGGCCGGACTGGCATCTGGCGCGGCTGCGGCTGTGTCAGCAATTGCTGGAACTCAATGAGCAGGACCTGCGCCTGACCCATAAAGAGTCCGTGGTCCTGCTCGACCAGCACAACCGGGCGCTGGATGCCGATGCGATGCAGAGCCTCATCGAACGCAGCGAAGGGTGGGTCGCCGGATTGCGGTTCTGGCTGCTGGCGGCTTCCGAAGCGGGTGCCCACAGCGAATTGCCTCAGGCGCTGCACGGCGGCGAAGGGTTGATCCGCGATTATCTGCTCGAAGAAGTCATCGACTGCCTGCCTGCCGACGTGCAGGCCTTTGTTTATGACACGGCCTGCCTGGAGCGTTTTTGCAGCCAGTTGTGCGATGCCGCCCGGGACAGTCATGACAGCCCGCAGATGCTCAGTTACCTGCAGGCGCATCAAGTGTTTCTGGTGCCATTGGATGAGCACGGCCGCTGGTTTCGTTATCACCACCTGTTTTCCGACCTGCTGCGGGCGCGCATCCAGGCCGGGCCACCGCAGAACCGCCTGCACCTCAACGCCTGCCGCTGGTTCAGCGAGCAGGGCTTGCTGGATGAGGCGGTTGAGCAGGCATTACGCGCCGGGCATCTGGATGTCGCGGCCAATCTAGTGCAGAACCTGTCCGAAGAACAGCTGCTGGCCGAGCAAAACGTCGGCATGTTGCTGCGTTGGAAAATGGATCTGCCTGACAGCCTGCTGATCAGCACTCCGCGCTTGATCGTGCTCTACGCCTGGGCCTTGGGCCTGGCCTGTCAGCTGGATGCCGCTGAAGAACTGGCCAGCCACCTCAGCCGGTTTTTACCCGCGCCGTCGGCCACTGCCCAGCAATCGATGCTCGCCCAATGGATGGCACTCAGCGGCGTGATTGCTCGTGGCCGCGGGGACAGTGACAAAACCCGGCTGTATTGCAGCGAGGCCCTGCTCAGCCTGCCGCGCAAGCGTTACGGCCAGCGCCTGCTGTGCCTGTCGACCCTGGCGGGTCTGGCGATTACCGAAGGCGATATGGGGCGAGCCCGGGCGTTTAATCGGGACGCGCTCGAATTGGCGCAGCGGGTGGCCAACCCGCTGTTCGAGGCGCTCGCGCATTATGATCGCGCCAGGGTCTTGCATGCTCGGGGTGAAGTCCTGCGCGCGCTGGACGAAGTGCGCCACGGCCTGCAGCGGCTCAAGGGCCTGTCTGTTCAGCGGCTTTACGCAGTCCGGGCGCGTCTGACGTTGTACGAGGGTTATCTGCTGACGTTGCGCGGCCAGGGTGACACCGGCCGTGGGCTCCTGCTCGCCGGGTTGGTCGAAGCCCGGGCCTGTCGAGACATCACCGTGTTGATTGGCCATTGCGCCATTGCCGGTCTGGAGGGGCGCGAAGGGCGTTTCGCCGAGGCGTTTGCCGAACTGGCCGAGGCCGAGCGGCTGATGCACATCTGGGACGTGCCGCCGATCTACTACCTGGCAATGATTACCCTGGCCAAGTGCGAATTGTGGCTGCGTCAGGGCCGTATCGATCTGGCTGATGCCTGGCTGATGAGGCTGACCCAGACCTACAACAGCGAAATGCCTGCTTCGTCGCCAGAATGCGATCCGCAGTTGCCACAGCATGTGGAGCTGCAATGTGCGGCGCTCGAACGTATTCAGGGCCGCGTCAGCGAGTGTGCGCAACGGCTCGAAGCACTTGAAGGCCAGGTGCAGAAAATCGACGCGCAGCTGTTGCTTCTCGCGACGTTGATCCAGCGGATACGGTTGATGCTAACGACCCCTGATCAAGGGCAAGCCTGCGTCTTGCTGCAGCGTTGTCTGAAGGCAGCGGCCGGCGGGGCACTGCTGCCGTTTGAGGAATTGATGGAGCATCATCCCGACTGGTTGCGCAAAGCGCTGCTGCAGGCCGAGCCCTGCGCTGTGCGTGATGGACTGCTGGCAAGATTGCCCACCGTGACGTGCATCGCGCCGCTAGAAACGACCCACACCAATGACACGCTGAGCGTGCGGGAGCTGAGTGTGCTGCAACTCATCGCTCAAGGCTGCTCGAATCAGGAAATCAGCAACCAGTTGTTCATCTCCCTGCATACCGTCAAGACCCACGCCAGCCACATCAATAGCAAGCTGGGCGTGGAGCGCCGCACCCAGGCCGTGGCCCGTGCGCAGGAGTTGGGGTTGTTGGGGTGA